The Symphalangus syndactylus isolate Jambi chromosome 8, NHGRI_mSymSyn1-v2.1_pri, whole genome shotgun sequence genome includes a window with the following:
- the AKAP5 gene encoding A-kinase anchor protein 5, whose protein sequence is METTVSEIHVENKDEKRSAEGSPGAERQKEKASMLCFKRRKKAAKALKPKAGSEAADVARKCPQEAGASDQPEPPRGAWASLKHLVTRRKRSESSKQQKPLEAEMQPAINAEDADLSKKKAKSRLKIPCIKFPRGPKRSNHSKIIEDSDCSIKVQEEAEILDIQTQTPLNDQATKAKSTQDLSEGISRKDGDEVCESNVSNSITSGEKVISVELGLDNGHSAIQTGTLILEEIETIKEKQDVQPQQASPPETAETDHQQPVLSDVPPLPAIPDQQIVEEASNSILESAPNGKDYESREIVAEETKPKDTELSQESDFKENGITEEKSKSEESKRMEPIAIIITDTEISEFDVKKSKNVPKQILISTENEQVGVFANDNGFQDRTSEQYETLLIETASSLVKNAIQLSIEQLVNEMASDDNKINNLLQ, encoded by the coding sequence ATGGAAACCACAGTTTCAGAAATTCATGTAGAAAACAAGGATGAGAAGAGATCAGCAGAAGGTAGTCCTGGGGCtgaaaggcagaaggaaaaggcATCCATGCTTTGCttcaagagaagaaagaaagcagcTAAAGCACTGAAGCCCAAAGCTGGCTCTGAAGCTGCTGATGTGGCAAGGAAGTGTCCACAAGAAGCAGGAGCTTCTGATCAGCCAGAGCCCCCACGGGGGGCCTGGGCCTCACTCAAACATCTTGTAACACGCAGGAAAAGGTCAGAGTCTTCAAAGCAGCAAAAGCCATTGGAGGCTGAAATGCAACCTGCAATAAATGCTGAGGATGCTGATCTTTctaagaaaaaggcaaaatctAGACTTAAGATTCCCTGCATAAAATTCCCAAGAGGGCCAAAAAGGAGTAATCATTCCAAAATTATAGAAGACTCAGACTGCAGCATCAAAgtccaggaagaagctgaaattTTGGATATACAAACACAGACCCCATTGAATGATCAGGCAACAAAGGCTAAGTCAACCCAGGATCTAAGTGAAGGCATCTCACGGAAAGATGGTGATGAAGTCTGTGAATCAAATGTGAGCAATAGCATAACTTCTGGAGAGAAAGTGATTTCAGTAGAACTTGGATTAGATAATGGGCATTCTGCTATTCAAACAGGAACTCTAATCCTTGAAGAAATTGAAACGATCAAGGAAAAACAAGATGTTCAACCCCAGCAAGCAAGCCCACCTGAAACTGCAGAAACAGACCATCAGCAACCAGTACTTTCTGATGTTCCTCCTTTACCTGCAATCCCAGATCAACAAATTGTGGAAGAAGCCAGTAACAGTATCCTAGAAAGTGCACCAAATGGGAAAGACTATGAAAGTAGAGAGATTGTAGCTGAAGAAACTAAGCCAAAAGATACTGAATTGAGCCAAGAAtcagattttaaagaaaatgggaTCACTGAAGAGAAATCCAAAtcagaagaaagcaaaagaatggagccaattgctattattattacagacACTGAAATCAGTGAATTTGatgttaagaaatctaaaaatgtccCTAAACAAATCTTAATTTCAACTGAAAATGAGCAAGTAGGGGTTTTTGCTAATGATAATGGTTTTCAGGATAGAACTTCAGAACAATATGAAACGCTCTTAATTGAAACAGCCTCTTCTCTCGTCAAGAATGCTATTCAATTGTCAATAGAACAGCTGGTTAATGAAATGGCCTctgatgataataaaataaacaatcttCTACAGTGA